The following coding sequences are from one Euwallacea fornicatus isolate EFF26 chromosome 8, ASM4011564v1, whole genome shotgun sequence window:
- the Ubc4 gene encoding ubiquitin-conjugating enzyme E2-22 kDa codes for MANIAIQRIKREFKEVIKSEEVARCAVKLELIDSNYTELRGEIAGPPDTAYEGGNFILEIKVPETYPFNPPKVRFITKIWHPNISSVTGAICLDILKDQWAAAMTLRTVLLSLQALLSAAEPDDPQDAVVARQYKENLEMFKLTARHWTNAYAGGPKVNPECDEKIKRLMDMGIEEHQARVALSSYNWDLERATEQLFS; via the exons ATGGCAAACATAGCGATTCAAAGAATAAAACGCGAATTCAAAGAGGTGATCAAAAGCGAAGAG GTGGCAAGGTGTGCTGTAAAGCTAGAGTTGATTGATAGCAACTACACAGAGCTGCGAGGAGAAATTGCTGGTCCCCCCGACACTGCATATGAGGGgggcaattttattttggaaatCAAAGTACCTGAGACATATCCCTTTAATCCTCCCAAG GTCcgttttataacaaaaatctGGCACCCAAACATTTCGTCGGTAACAGGAGCCATTTGCttagacattttaaaagatCAATG GGCGGCTGCCATGACCCTTAGGACTGTCCTACTATCTTTACAAGCCCTCCTGTCAGCGGCAGAACCGGATGATCCGCAAGACGCCGTTGTGGCGAGACAGTACAAGGAAAACCtagaaatgttcaaattaacTGCCAGGCATTGGACTAATGCGTATGCAGGAG GTCCAAAAGTCAATCCGGAATGCGACGAAAAGATAAAACGTCTGATGGACATGGGGATTGAGGAGCACCAAGCGAGGGTGGCATTGTCCTCATACAACTGGGATCTAGAAAGAGCCACTGAACAGCTGTTTAGTTAG
- the Prps gene encoding ribose-phosphate pyrophosphokinase 1 isoform X1 has product MPGASQQYRAKGVLLDKCQDLGKTYLTSRMPNIKVFSGSSHPDLAQRIVDRLGIDIGKVVTKKFSNLETCVEIGESVRGEDVYIVQSGSGEVNDNLMELLIMINACKIASASRVTAVIPCFPYARQDKKDKNMDTDKERHIQKWKSIEWKFRSRAPISAKLVANMLSVAGADHIITMDLHASQIQGFFDIPVDNLYAEPAVLKWIKENIAEWRNSIIVSPDAGGAKRVTSIADRLNVEFALIHKERKKANEVASMVLVGDVKDRVAILVDDMADTCGTICHAAEKLTEAGATKVYAILTHGIFSGPAITRINNVCFEAVVVTNTIPQDEHMKQCSKVQCIDVSMMFAEAVRRTHNGESVSYLFSNVPY; this is encoded by the exons ATGCCCGGTGCTTCTCAGCAGTACCGAGCAAAAGGTGTTTTGCTAGATAAGTGTCAAGATCTCGGAAAGACCTATCTCACGTCGAGAATGCCCAATATCAAAGTTTTCTCTGGAAGCAGCCATCCGGACCTTGCTCAAAGAATTGTCGATAGGTTGGGGATCGATATCGGCAAAGTGGTCACCAAGAAGTTCTCTAATCTCGAGACATG TGTAGAGATAGGAGAGTCAGTTCGAGGTGAAGATGTCTACATTGTTCAGTCTGGATCTGGAGAGGTCAACGACAATCTCATGGAACTTCTGATTATGATCAATGCCTGCAAAATAGCCTCAGCTAGCAGGGTCACTGCGGTCATTCCATGTTTTCCCTATGCAAGACAAGATAAGAAAGATAAG aatatgGACACAGACAAGGAGCGCCACATACAAAAATGGAAGTCTATTGAATGGAAATTTAGG AGCAGAGCCCCAATATCCGCCAAGTTAGTGGCCAACATGCTTTCCGTAGCGGGAGCCGATCACATAATAACGATGGACCTGCATGCCTCGCAAATTCAGGGCTTTTTCGACATTCCAGTGGACAATTT ATACGCTGAACCAGCAGTTTTAAAGTGGATAAAGGAAAACATTGCTGAATGGCGGAATAGCATAATTGTGTCTCCAGACGCTGGGGGAGCCAAAAGAGTCACGAGCATTGCCGATAGGTTAAATGTAGAATTTGCTTTGATTCACAAAGAAAG GAAAAAAGCAAACGAGGTGGCCAGCATGGTTTTGGTAGGAGACGTAAAAGATCGGGTCGCTATTTTAGTGGATGATATGGCGGACACTTGCGGCACCATTTGTCACGCCGCAGAAAAATTAACAGAAGCCGGCGCCACTAAAGTGTACGCCATTTTGACTCATGGCATCTTTTCAGGACCTGCTATTACCAGGATAAATAATGTTTGCTTTGAGGCGGTTGTAGTGACAAACACGATCCCCCAAGATGAACATATGAAACAATGCTCAAAAGTCCAG TGTATAGACGTTTCCATGATGTTTGCTGAGGCCGTCAGGCGCACACATAATGGAGAGAGTGTGTCATATCTATTCTCGAATGTtccatattaa
- the Prps gene encoding ribose-phosphate pyrophosphokinase 1 isoform X2 yields MPGASQQYRAKGVLLDKCQDLGKTYLTSRMPNIKVFSGSSHPDLAQRIVDRLGIDIGKVVTKKFSNLETCVEIGESVRGEDVYIVQSGSGEVNDNLMELLIMINACKIASASRVTAVIPCFPYARQDKKDKSRAPISAKLVANMLSVAGADHIITMDLHASQIQGFFDIPVDNLYAEPAVLKWIKENIAEWRNSIIVSPDAGGAKRVTSIADRLNVEFALIHKERKKANEVASMVLVGDVKDRVAILVDDMADTCGTICHAAEKLTEAGATKVYAILTHGIFSGPAITRINNVCFEAVVVTNTIPQDEHMKQCSKVQCIDVSMMFAEAVRRTHNGESVSYLFSNVPY; encoded by the exons ATGCCCGGTGCTTCTCAGCAGTACCGAGCAAAAGGTGTTTTGCTAGATAAGTGTCAAGATCTCGGAAAGACCTATCTCACGTCGAGAATGCCCAATATCAAAGTTTTCTCTGGAAGCAGCCATCCGGACCTTGCTCAAAGAATTGTCGATAGGTTGGGGATCGATATCGGCAAAGTGGTCACCAAGAAGTTCTCTAATCTCGAGACATG TGTAGAGATAGGAGAGTCAGTTCGAGGTGAAGATGTCTACATTGTTCAGTCTGGATCTGGAGAGGTCAACGACAATCTCATGGAACTTCTGATTATGATCAATGCCTGCAAAATAGCCTCAGCTAGCAGGGTCACTGCGGTCATTCCATGTTTTCCCTATGCAAGACAAGATAAGAAAGATAAG AGCAGAGCCCCAATATCCGCCAAGTTAGTGGCCAACATGCTTTCCGTAGCGGGAGCCGATCACATAATAACGATGGACCTGCATGCCTCGCAAATTCAGGGCTTTTTCGACATTCCAGTGGACAATTT ATACGCTGAACCAGCAGTTTTAAAGTGGATAAAGGAAAACATTGCTGAATGGCGGAATAGCATAATTGTGTCTCCAGACGCTGGGGGAGCCAAAAGAGTCACGAGCATTGCCGATAGGTTAAATGTAGAATTTGCTTTGATTCACAAAGAAAG GAAAAAAGCAAACGAGGTGGCCAGCATGGTTTTGGTAGGAGACGTAAAAGATCGGGTCGCTATTTTAGTGGATGATATGGCGGACACTTGCGGCACCATTTGTCACGCCGCAGAAAAATTAACAGAAGCCGGCGCCACTAAAGTGTACGCCATTTTGACTCATGGCATCTTTTCAGGACCTGCTATTACCAGGATAAATAATGTTTGCTTTGAGGCGGTTGTAGTGACAAACACGATCCCCCAAGATGAACATATGAAACAATGCTCAAAAGTCCAG TGTATAGACGTTTCCATGATGTTTGCTGAGGCCGTCAGGCGCACACATAATGGAGAGAGTGTGTCATATCTATTCTCGAATGTtccatattaa
- the Cypl gene encoding uncharacterized protein Cypl, which yields MITTPVMNQSGIPDKMWQPPLVQFETTMGEFVVELYWKHAPQTCRNFAELARRGYYNNTIFHRVIRDFMIQGGDPTGTGKGGTSIYGPSFKDEIHPELKHSGAGVVSMANSGPDSNGSQFFITLCPTEWLDGKHAVFGRIHSGMQVVKRIGMVETDKSDHPVDEIKILRGKVLKS from the exons ATGATAACTACACCGGTCATGAACCAATCAGGCATTCCAGATAAAATGTGGCAGCCGCCCTTAGTCCAGTTTGAAACTAC CATGGGAGAGTTTGTCGTCGAGCTGTACTGGAAACACGCGCCTCAAACTTGCAGGAACTTTGCGGAGTTAGCCCGCAGAGGGTACTACAACAACACAATCTTTCACAGAGTGATAAGGGATTTTATGATTCAAGGAGGTGATCCCACGGGGACCGGCAAAGGAGGTACGTCCATTTATGGACCGTCTTTTAAAGATGAAATCCATCCAGAGTTAAAACACAGTGGAGCGGGTGTTGTGTCCATGGCCAATTCTGGTCCTGATTCAAATGGGAGTcagttttttattactttatgtcCAACAGAGTGGCTCGATGGAAAACATGCTGTTTTTGGAAGAATCCATTCAG GGATGCAAGTAGTGAAAAGAATAGGGATGGTGGAGACAGATAAAAGTGACCACCCAGTGgatgaaatcaaaattttgcgAGGCAAGGTGCTGAAGAGCTGA